A single genomic interval of uncultured Desulfobulbus sp. harbors:
- a CDS encoding acetate uptake transporter, producing MADATPQGNPAVVGLAGFGLTTMMLQFHNLGWMGTGTIFCTAMFVGGLMQFIAGFQEFKCGNNFGYSAFCTYGGFWMALGLIWALADLVPADWKHLSITGNDIGFFLLAFTLYTVIMWIGSMRVHMAMFLTFTTLILGFIGLDLVFLAGMKATLLKPTAIDLIVCASLAWYMMAAAIFAQVFGRPILPVGKPLVS from the coding sequence GTGGCAGACGCAACACCCCAAGGAAACCCCGCAGTCGTAGGCCTGGCAGGCTTTGGTTTAACCACCATGATGCTGCAGTTCCACAACCTCGGCTGGATGGGTACCGGTACCATCTTCTGTACGGCAATGTTTGTCGGCGGATTGATGCAGTTCATCGCGGGTTTCCAGGAATTCAAGTGCGGAAACAACTTCGGTTACAGTGCATTCTGCACCTATGGCGGTTTCTGGATGGCCCTCGGCCTGATCTGGGCCCTGGCCGACCTGGTGCCGGCGGACTGGAAGCACCTCAGCATCACCGGCAATGATATCGGCTTTTTCCTCCTCGCCTTCACCCTCTACACGGTGATCATGTGGATCGGCTCCATGCGCGTGCATATGGCCATGTTCCTCACCTTCACCACCCTGATTCTCGGTTTCATCGGACTTGACCTGGTTTTCCTCGCCGGCATGAAGGCGACCCTGTTAAAACCCACTGCAATCGATCTGATCGTTTGTGCCTCCCTAGCCTGGTATATGATGGCAGCGGCTATTTTTGCCCAGGTTTTTGGCCGTCCGATATTGCCTGTAGGTAAACCTCTGGTGAGCTAA
- the pta gene encoding phosphate acetyltransferase, giving the protein MADILYIANLEKECGKLVVTLGVMELLSRRIKRIGFFRPIIPGDGGADNDIALIKDRYGLSQRFDEMAGVSHELARALIADGEERLLFREIVRKYSEARKKCDFLLCEGPNIGSMSEAFDYDISIRIARELGVPTLHVVNGHGRSVAEIEENIRMAEKLYEQYQCPLLAIFVNRIDADLLQEAETELQAHHADKPYRLDFLPEMQGFSMPTMEEIIEELGARHFSGPRTGLQRDVHAIKVAAMSPGNYIEFLEEDDLVVTPGDRPDIIFATLGAIASRNYPTPAGMLLSGNFEPSPSMVRLLDGIDDLPLPIYLMPGDTYTAATRAANVKGTLRPGNEQKIARALGVFENHVDARELEQQVIETVTTTMSPLMFEYSLFQRARADRKRIVLPEGEEERILQAAEILRVREVVDLTLLGDEKVIRSRAAALGLKLQDVTIIDPRTSSLREELIESLYQARKHKGSTRDYARDAINDVSYFGTMMVHAGHADGMVSGAVHTTQHTVRPAFQIIRTRPGVSVVSSVFFMCMDTRVLVYGDCAVNPNPDSDQLAEIAIRSAETAAMFNIEPIVAMLSYSSGSSGQGADVDKVRRAVNLARELRPDIKLDGPIQYDAAIDLAVAHEKMPESEVAGRATVFIFPDLNTGNNTYKAVQRSSGAVAIGPILQGLNKPVNDLSRGCLVSDIVNTVAITAIQAQALSSEIL; this is encoded by the coding sequence ATGGCAGACATTCTGTATATTGCCAATCTGGAAAAAGAGTGCGGCAAACTGGTGGTGACCCTCGGGGTCATGGAGCTCCTTTCACGACGAATTAAGCGTATCGGTTTTTTTCGTCCGATTATTCCCGGAGATGGCGGGGCGGACAACGACATCGCCCTTATCAAGGATCGGTACGGTCTTTCCCAGCGTTTTGACGAAATGGCCGGAGTCAGCCATGAGCTGGCGCGAGCCTTGATCGCCGATGGCGAGGAGCGGCTCCTCTTTCGCGAGATTGTACGCAAATACAGCGAGGCGCGGAAAAAATGTGATTTTCTCCTCTGTGAAGGGCCCAACATCGGTAGTATGTCCGAGGCCTTTGATTACGACATCAGCATTCGTATCGCCCGTGAGTTGGGTGTGCCCACGCTCCATGTGGTCAACGGGCACGGGCGGAGTGTTGCCGAGATCGAGGAAAATATCCGCATGGCGGAGAAGCTCTACGAGCAGTATCAGTGCCCCCTGTTGGCGATTTTCGTCAATCGCATCGATGCCGATCTGTTGCAGGAGGCGGAAACGGAGTTGCAAGCCCATCACGCCGACAAACCCTATCGGCTCGATTTTCTGCCGGAGATGCAGGGGTTCAGCATGCCGACCATGGAAGAGATCATCGAAGAACTCGGGGCCCGGCATTTCAGTGGTCCTCGGACCGGACTGCAGCGTGATGTGCATGCGATCAAGGTCGCGGCGATGAGTCCGGGCAATTACATCGAATTTCTTGAAGAGGATGATCTGGTTGTTACCCCGGGGGACCGACCGGATATCATCTTCGCCACCCTGGGCGCCATTGCATCGCGCAACTATCCGACCCCGGCGGGAATGCTGCTTTCCGGCAACTTCGAGCCGAGCCCTTCCATGGTCCGCCTGCTTGACGGCATCGACGACTTGCCCCTGCCGATTTACCTCATGCCCGGCGATACCTACACCGCCGCCACCCGGGCCGCCAATGTCAAGGGCACCCTGCGGCCGGGCAACGAGCAGAAAATCGCCCGTGCCCTGGGCGTGTTCGAGAACCATGTGGATGCCCGTGAACTGGAACAGCAGGTGATCGAAACCGTGACCACGACCATGTCGCCGCTGATGTTTGAATACTCGCTCTTTCAGCGGGCCAGGGCCGACCGGAAACGGATCGTTCTCCCCGAGGGCGAGGAGGAGCGTATCCTCCAGGCGGCCGAGATTCTTCGCGTTCGTGAGGTGGTCGACCTGACCCTGCTCGGTGATGAGAAGGTTATTCGCAGCCGGGCAGCGGCTCTCGGACTCAAACTCCAGGACGTGACCATCATCGATCCCCGGACCTCGTCCCTGCGCGAGGAGCTGATCGAAAGCCTCTACCAGGCACGCAAGCACAAGGGCTCAACCCGGGATTATGCCCGCGATGCCATCAATGACGTCAGTTATTTCGGCACGATGATGGTCCACGCCGGTCATGCCGACGGCATGGTCTCGGGTGCGGTGCACACCACCCAACACACCGTGCGTCCCGCTTTTCAGATCATCCGCACCCGTCCGGGGGTGTCGGTGGTCTCCAGCGTTTTTTTCATGTGCATGGATACCCGGGTTTTGGTCTACGGCGACTGTGCGGTCAACCCCAATCCCGATAGCGACCAGTTGGCGGAAATCGCCATCCGTTCGGCGGAAACCGCGGCCATGTTCAATATCGAGCCCATCGTGGCCATGCTCTCCTACTCAAGCGGCAGCTCGGGCCAGGGAGCGGATGTTGACAAGGTGCGGCGGGCGGTGAACCTGGCCAGGGAACTGCGGCCGGATATCAAACTCGACGGTCCCATCCAGTACGATGCAGCCATCGACCTGGCCGTGGCCCACGAAAAGATGCCCGAGAGCGAGGTGGCTGGCCGGGCCACTGTGTTTATTTTTCCCGATCTCAACACCGGCAACAACACCTACAAGGCAGTGCAGCGCTCCTCCGGTGCGGTGGCCATCGGCCCGATTCTTCAGGGGCTCAACAAGCCGGTCAACGATCTCAGTCGCGGGTGTCTGGTGTCCGATATCGTCAACACCGTGGCCATTACCGCCATTCAGGCCCAGGCCCTCTCCAGCGAGATTCTGTGA
- the hgcB gene encoding mercury methylation ferredoxin HgcB: MPGGTNGDDLLGRLVFLGSDQRMHGYRYIKGVATLEVHEERCVGCGNCVVVCPHRLLSVNAGIVAVVDVDLCMECGACAQNCPDGAISVQPGVGCAVAILGAWMNRLLGKKFFSDCC, encoded by the coding sequence GTGCCTGGGGGGACTAACGGCGACGATCTGCTGGGTCGCCTCGTCTTTTTAGGGAGTGATCAGCGTATGCACGGGTATCGGTACATCAAAGGCGTGGCCACCCTTGAGGTGCATGAGGAGCGTTGTGTCGGCTGCGGCAACTGCGTTGTGGTCTGTCCGCACCGACTTCTTAGCGTGAACGCAGGTATAGTTGCAGTGGTGGACGTCGATCTCTGCATGGAGTGCGGCGCCTGTGCGCAAAACTGCCCGGATGGGGCGATTTCGGTGCAACCGGGGGTCGGTTGCGCGGTCGCCATTCTTGGGGCCTGGATGAATCGGCTCCTTGGCAAAAAATTTTTTTCTGATTGCTGTTAA
- a CDS encoding LysR family transcriptional regulator: protein MKKVCMTPPDCCVIIEMEKGATLGYRKAVLLDEIQALGSLTKAAKVSKMDQVHARDLIQEMNNSFSEPLVYFLGNPGHSDRVELTDMGLTTVKNYWRQFEPVWLSIIEERSRHY, encoded by the coding sequence ATGAAAAAAGTTTGTATGACTCCGCCTGATTGCTGCGTGATCATCGAAATGGAAAAGGGAGCGACGCTCGGATACCGTAAAGCCGTTCTCCTTGATGAAATCCAGGCCTTGGGGTCGCTCACCAAGGCGGCCAAGGTCTCGAAAATGGATCAAGTCCATGCCCGGGATCTGATCCAAGAAATGAACAACTCCTTTTCCGAACCGCTGGTCTATTTTTTGGGCAATCCAGGGCATTCGGACCGGGTCGAGTTGACGGACATGGGACTGACCACAGTGAAAAACTATTGGCGTCAATTTGAGCCGGTTTGGCTCTCAATCATCGAAGAGCGATCACGGCATTACTGA
- a CDS encoding sulfite exporter TauE/SafE family protein: MTVALLSCTIFFLSGAVQGLTGFGGALVAIPLLSLCMDVKEAVPLAILNGLVVTTTLAYTLWGALEWKRILPLLAGSVPGILVGTYFLKQADPAVISRLLGGVLIGISLLNLFVAPKPINPPRIWGFVAGFFSGAINATVGAGGPPAIIYTTLHSWKKEEIRATLTGFFVLNGYVTASVHAGHGIITAHTLRLFAFTCSFVLLGTLLGSRISDKIPRSVYLRIVYLVLASLGFMLIIR, from the coding sequence GTGACAGTGGCCCTGCTCTCCTGCACAATTTTTTTTCTTTCCGGTGCGGTGCAAGGCCTGACCGGTTTTGGCGGCGCGCTCGTTGCCATCCCCCTGCTCAGCCTGTGCATGGACGTGAAGGAGGCGGTACCCCTGGCGATTCTCAACGGGCTGGTGGTCACCACCACCTTGGCCTACACACTCTGGGGAGCACTCGAGTGGAAACGGATTCTGCCCTTGCTTGCGGGATCGGTTCCCGGAATTTTAGTGGGGACGTATTTTTTGAAACAGGCCGATCCAGCGGTGATCAGCCGTCTTCTCGGGGGGGTGTTGATCGGCATCAGTCTGCTCAACCTTTTTGTTGCGCCCAAACCGATCAACCCGCCCCGAATCTGGGGCTTTGTCGCTGGATTTTTTTCCGGGGCGATCAATGCCACGGTTGGTGCGGGCGGACCGCCGGCGATCATTTACACCACCCTTCACAGTTGGAAAAAGGAGGAGATTCGCGCAACGCTCACCGGATTCTTCGTCCTTAACGGATACGTCACCGCCTCGGTCCATGCGGGGCATGGAATCATCACCGCTCATACCCTGCGGCTTTTTGCATTCACCTGCAGCTTTGTCCTCTTGGGGACCCTTCTGGGATCCCGAATCAGCGACAAAATTCCCCGTTCAGTCTATCTGCGCATCGTCTACCTGGTGCTGGCCTCCCTGGGGTTCATGCTCATTATTCGTTGA
- a CDS encoding DUF523 and DUF1722 domain-containing protein, producing MPIKDQFPRPKILVSRCLGFAACRYDGQILKNGFIEQLRDDIDLIPVCPEADCGLGTPRAPIRLCHSEQGLVVYQPATQTDVTARLQATITAIVTDSPEMDGAILKSKSPSCGLYDSKIYRGVEKPQPLKKGPGIFGEQVLRRYEGAAIEDEMRLTNLTLREHFLIKVFTLARFRELSAQPTMGALVAFHASHKLLFLAYNQSRFRLAGKIVANHEKLPLSEVVNRYRAELVHILDMPMRIPGVINTLYHAFGWISEHMGSEEKQYLINTIEEYRDERLPLQAVTRLIEAQALRFANKYLLSQVFLRPYPRALAVLHDSGRGREVR from the coding sequence ATGCCCATAAAAGACCAATTCCCTCGCCCCAAAATTCTCGTCAGCCGCTGTCTCGGCTTTGCCGCCTGCCGCTATGACGGCCAGATTCTTAAAAATGGTTTTATTGAGCAGCTTCGCGACGACATCGATTTGATCCCCGTCTGCCCGGAGGCCGATTGCGGCCTGGGCACTCCCCGTGCTCCGATTCGGTTGTGCCATTCCGAGCAGGGGCTGGTTGTGTATCAACCGGCAACGCAGACCGATGTAACCGCCCGACTGCAGGCGACCATTACCGCCATTGTCACGGACTCTCCCGAGATGGACGGGGCGATCCTCAAGAGCAAATCACCCAGCTGCGGCCTCTATGACAGCAAGATCTACCGGGGAGTGGAGAAACCGCAGCCACTGAAGAAGGGACCGGGAATCTTTGGCGAGCAGGTTCTGCGCCGTTACGAGGGGGCAGCCATAGAGGACGAGATGCGGTTGACCAACCTCACCCTGCGCGAACATTTCCTCATCAAGGTGTTTACCCTGGCACGCTTCCGCGAACTCAGTGCGCAACCGACCATGGGCGCCCTAGTGGCCTTTCATGCCAGCCATAAGCTGCTCTTTCTCGCCTACAATCAAAGCCGTTTTCGTCTGGCGGGCAAGATCGTGGCCAACCATGAGAAACTTCCCTTAAGCGAAGTGGTCAACAGGTACCGTGCGGAGCTGGTTCATATTCTGGACATGCCGATGCGCATCCCCGGGGTTATCAACACCCTCTACCACGCCTTTGGCTGGATCTCCGAGCACATGGGTTCGGAAGAAAAACAGTATCTTATCAACACAATCGAGGAATATCGCGACGAACGGTTGCCCCTGCAGGCGGTGACCCGCCTCATTGAGGCGCAGGCGCTTCGATTTGCCAATAAGTACCTGCTCAGTCAGGTCTTTCTCCGCCCCTACCCCCGCGCCCTCGCAGTCCTCCACGATTCCGGCCGAGGACGCGAGGTGCGTTGA
- a CDS encoding TOBE domain-containing protein, with amino-acid sequence MALSARNLLKGKVKDVKQGQVMAEVTVEVAPGVDVVSAITTSSVDRLGLAVGKDVEVVIKATSVMLNA; translated from the coding sequence ATGGCACTGAGCGCACGCAATTTGTTGAAAGGAAAGGTAAAAGATGTAAAACAAGGCCAGGTTATGGCCGAGGTGACCGTTGAGGTCGCTCCCGGTGTAGACGTCGTTTCCGCCATCACCACCAGCTCCGTTGATCGTTTGGGCCTGGCTGTTGGTAAGGATGTCGAGGTTGTCATCAAGGCTACCAGTGTTATGCTCAACGCCTAA
- a CDS encoding alpha/beta hydrolase gives MANFVLVHGAFQGGWVWQKLAPLLRAQGHQVHTPTLSGCGYLADTQSAKVDLTRLIGDVGAYIEMEELHDIVLVGHSFSGLICGGLMMRLPHRIRQAIFVDAVIPQTGRCFVDIAGEQFAKMLEQSQLPEGLIRPWPAMVFGIPPETAPWFETRLRPFSRQCFFTPFPETFDPHKVSTSFITCTKTVSPFIRALAAKAREFNWPLSELVTGHCPMITCPEELATLMLAQLPPIQ, from the coding sequence ATGGCAAACTTTGTATTGGTCCATGGCGCCTTTCAGGGCGGTTGGGTATGGCAGAAACTCGCCCCCCTGCTCCGTGCCCAGGGACACCAGGTCCATACCCCCACACTTTCGGGATGCGGCTATCTTGCGGATACGCAGTCGGCCAAGGTGGATCTCACCCGTCTTATCGGCGATGTCGGCGCCTATATCGAAATGGAAGAGTTACACGATATCGTGCTGGTCGGTCACAGCTTCTCCGGGTTGATCTGTGGCGGGTTGATGATGCGCCTTCCCCATCGGATTCGGCAGGCCATTTTCGTGGATGCGGTGATCCCGCAGACCGGCCGCTGTTTTGTCGACATCGCAGGTGAACAGTTTGCCAAAATGCTTGAACAGAGCCAGCTGCCGGAAGGACTCATCCGTCCCTGGCCGGCCATGGTCTTCGGGATTCCCCCTGAAACTGCGCCCTGGTTCGAAACCCGCCTACGCCCCTTCAGCCGCCAATGTTTTTTCACCCCTTTTCCCGAGACCTTCGACCCGCACAAGGTCTCGACATCGTTTATCACCTGTACAAAGACAGTCAGCCCTTTTATCCGCGCCCTGGCCGCCAAGGCTCGTGAATTCAACTGGCCGTTGTCTGAGCTTGTCACCGGGCACTGTCCGATGATCACCTGTCCCGAAGAACTTGCAACCTTGATGCTGGCCCAACTGCCGCCGATACAATGA
- the modA gene encoding molybdate ABC transporter substrate-binding protein yields MFPFRPLIAGLVLCLTLTSSAWAGESLIIASGAGYKRLVNEACTAFTAKTGIQVQQVFGNMGQIVPQAKESGNFDFLLGDEGHLAKTDLTFSGTYLIGKGKLVVAVAKGSKASSLEQITNPLVTRVAMPDSKKAIYGHAATEYLHNKGLWEKLQPKLLVVGTVPQVSAYVVSGEVDMGFINLTEAMAIEPKVAKLIPVDEHLYSPIEIVAKRLAQSPHDQASAAFIAFLQSDEAKALAKQHGL; encoded by the coding sequence ATGTTTCCTTTTCGTCCCCTCATCGCCGGCCTCGTGCTCTGCCTCACCCTGACCTCATCCGCCTGGGCCGGAGAATCGCTGATTATTGCCTCCGGTGCCGGCTATAAGCGGTTGGTCAACGAGGCCTGCACCGCATTTACCGCCAAAACCGGCATTCAGGTCCAGCAGGTCTTCGGCAACATGGGGCAGATTGTTCCCCAGGCAAAAGAGAGCGGCAACTTTGATTTTCTTCTGGGCGACGAAGGTCATCTGGCGAAAACCGATCTGACCTTCTCCGGCACGTATCTTATCGGCAAGGGAAAACTGGTGGTTGCCGTGGCTAAGGGGAGCAAGGCAAGTTCCCTTGAACAGATCACCAATCCCCTGGTGACCCGTGTGGCCATGCCCGATTCGAAAAAGGCCATTTACGGACACGCAGCCACTGAATACCTGCACAACAAGGGGCTGTGGGAAAAACTGCAGCCCAAGCTGCTGGTCGTCGGGACCGTTCCCCAGGTGAGCGCCTATGTGGTCAGCGGTGAGGTGGATATGGGATTCATCAACCTGACCGAGGCCATGGCCATTGAGCCCAAGGTGGCCAAGCTCATCCCGGTGGATGAACACCTCTATTCCCCCATTGAGATTGTTGCCAAGCGGCTGGCACAGAGCCCGCACGACCAGGCCTCCGCTGCCTTTATCGCGTTCCTTCAATCCGATGAGGCCAAGGCATTGGCGAAACAACACGGCCTGTGA
- a CDS encoding ATP-binding cassette domain-containing protein: MNAIQGGLSARIVKQLDYASLRVDVHVPAGATLMLTGPSGSGKTTVLRCLAGLERIDDGWIFFNGHCWNDTATRQSISPRYRGLGFLSQDYALFPHMNLLENIRFVLTPHEDPLACLAAMGIEHLAKKYPHQISGGERQRAALCQTLARKPKVLLLDEPFSALDIENRALLRDLLHREQQRSGLTVIQVTHDLTEALSSRAQVLCLRQGVEDPEWLQRQRRLLLDDLKRLDHERDALCL; encoded by the coding sequence ATGAATGCAATACAGGGAGGGCTGAGCGCCAGGATCGTCAAGCAGCTTGATTATGCATCTCTGCGTGTTGACGTACATGTACCTGCGGGAGCGACGCTGATGCTCACCGGGCCGTCTGGATCGGGAAAAACAACCGTTCTTCGATGCCTTGCCGGACTAGAGCGCATTGATGATGGCTGGATTTTTTTTAACGGTCACTGCTGGAACGATACTGCCACCAGACAGAGCATCAGCCCTCGCTATCGCGGCCTCGGCTTCCTCTCCCAGGATTATGCCCTGTTCCCGCACATGAACCTGTTGGAGAATATCCGCTTCGTCCTCACGCCTCATGAGGATCCGCTGGCATGCCTGGCGGCGATGGGCATAGAACACCTGGCAAAAAAATATCCGCATCAGATTTCCGGGGGAGAACGGCAAAGGGCTGCACTCTGCCAGACCCTGGCCCGCAAACCGAAAGTCCTGCTGTTGGACGAACCCTTTTCAGCGCTGGACATCGAAAACCGTGCCCTGCTGCGGGACCTGTTGCATCGTGAGCAGCAGCGATCCGGCCTGACCGTGATCCAGGTGACCCACGACCTCACCGAGGCCCTCAGCAGCAGGGCTCAGGTTCTTTGTTTGCGCCAGGGCGTCGAAGACCCGGAGTGGCTGCAGCGACAGCGCCGACTGCTGCTCGACGATCTCAAACGACTTGACCACGAGCGTGATGCGCTCTGTTTATAA
- the hgcA gene encoding mercury methylation corrinoid protein HgcA translates to MQSPTPFPQPIAKPPDAVPLLQPPQADSPCUGPKPEPRAGVYERAGYRICPFVTDFIDTPIGPIPRIATVANRRDLWGTVGARIGIIRSHYRVSPGVYAVGAPSADAPILVTANYKLSFDALRFQLTGIHAWVLVVDTRGINVWCAAGKRTFSTQEVIASVKRYRLDELVLHRELILPQLAATGVSSQAVKHGCGWTVQFGPIRSTDLPAYLQHGKTATPAMREVTFTLKERLVLIPVELFLIGKPLLLLLPVGFLLSGIGPGIFSLHMAWQRGLLVLAATITGIVSGSILTPLLLPWLPSRQFWLKGLLAALPVLVWVEHILPIPSPLGQGALALWLLTISSFWAMNFTGSTPFTSPSGVEREMRRALPAQCLGGLTATICWVASSF, encoded by the coding sequence ATGCAATCCCCCACCCCCTTTCCCCAGCCCATTGCCAAGCCCCCGGACGCAGTCCCCCTGCTGCAGCCACCGCAGGCCGACTCCCCGTGCTGAGGCCCCAAACCTGAGCCCCGGGCCGGGGTTTATGAACGCGCCGGTTATCGTATCTGCCCTTTTGTGACCGATTTTATCGACACGCCGATAGGTCCGATCCCACGGATCGCCACCGTCGCCAATCGACGCGATCTCTGGGGCACTGTCGGCGCTCGGATCGGCATCATCCGCAGCCATTACCGGGTTTCCCCCGGGGTTTATGCGGTCGGTGCACCCTCGGCCGATGCACCGATCCTGGTCACGGCCAACTACAAACTGAGCTTTGACGCACTCCGCTTCCAGCTGACAGGTATCCATGCCTGGGTTCTGGTGGTCGACACGCGTGGGATCAATGTCTGGTGTGCTGCCGGTAAGAGAACGTTTTCCACCCAGGAGGTTATCGCAAGCGTCAAGCGATATCGGCTGGACGAACTGGTGCTCCATCGCGAGTTGATCCTGCCACAGCTGGCTGCCACCGGGGTGTCCAGCCAGGCGGTCAAACATGGCTGCGGGTGGACCGTTCAGTTCGGTCCGATTCGTTCCACCGACCTTCCGGCCTATCTTCAGCACGGGAAAACCGCTACCCCTGCAATGCGTGAAGTCACCTTCACCCTCAAAGAACGGTTGGTTCTCATCCCGGTGGAGTTGTTCTTGATCGGCAAGCCGCTTTTGCTGCTCCTGCCCGTCGGATTTTTGCTCTCGGGCATCGGCCCGGGGATTTTTTCCCTGCACATGGCCTGGCAGCGGGGACTGCTCGTGCTTGCGGCCACGATAACGGGTATTGTCAGCGGCTCCATCCTCACCCCCCTCCTGCTTCCCTGGCTGCCGAGCCGCCAATTCTGGCTCAAGGGTCTCTTGGCCGCCTTGCCGGTCCTGGTTTGGGTGGAGCACATCCTGCCGATCCCCTCGCCTCTGGGCCAAGGAGCGCTTGCCCTCTGGCTGTTGACCATCAGCTCCTTTTGGGCGATGAATTTTACCGGCTCCACCCCCTTTACCTCACCAAGTGGTGTTGAACGGGAAATGCGGCGTGCCCTGCCGGCGCAGTGCCTGGGGGGACTAACGGCGACGATCTGCTGGGTCGCCTCGTCTTTTTAG
- the tsaA gene encoding tRNA (N6-threonylcarbamoyladenosine(37)-N6)-methyltransferase TrmO, with the protein MESRMVTTMNIAYKPIGYFNTPFSDIKGMPIQPIGAEHVEGTIEVLPEFCDGLKDLEGFSHVYVLYHLHQIVGFDLMVKPFLDTNRHGIFATRSPKRPNPIGLSVMRLKGVTDHSVVLGCVDVLDRTPVIDIKPYVADFDRCDANRFGWFEGKSQNATHHRSDDRFAA; encoded by the coding sequence ATGGAATCAAGGATGGTTACCACCATGAACATTGCCTACAAACCCATTGGATATTTCAATACTCCATTCAGCGATATCAAGGGTATGCCTATTCAGCCAATCGGTGCTGAACATGTCGAGGGCACCATCGAGGTTTTACCTGAATTCTGCGATGGGCTGAAGGATCTGGAAGGATTTTCTCATGTGTATGTCCTCTATCACCTCCACCAAATTGTCGGCTTCGATCTTATGGTCAAACCCTTTCTCGACACGAACCGGCACGGCATATTTGCCACCCGCTCCCCCAAACGCCCCAACCCGATTGGCCTGTCGGTCATGCGGCTCAAAGGGGTGACCGACCATTCAGTTGTTCTGGGGTGCGTGGATGTGCTCGACCGTACCCCGGTGATCGACATTAAACCCTATGTTGCGGACTTTGATCGCTGCGACGCCAATCGTTTTGGCTGGTTTGAGGGAAAATCACAGAACGCGACCCATCACAGGAGTGACGACCGGTTTGCCGCCTAA
- a CDS encoding OFA family MFS transporter, with protein MSQSQTSFPRWIPLLGGLLGSTACGLLLYAFSVFIKPLMKQFGWTVPEVALAFAIICLIFGLVTFPAGRLSDKIGPRNVVLFGGLLMAFGFFMVSTIKPPTPEELAAGVSTKSQLYMLYLYYGVICGFGGGCVYLPPIATAPKWWPDRRALATGFTVVGLGLGSFIMAPLATYMINSPTIGNGSALPVFKYVGIALFVLNVASALCLKNPPAGYKPAGWNPPAPAGGTGAGAPKEYRDYTYEEAKSTPQFWLLWAAYFCGSFAGLMCIGLIAKHGIDAMTIAEKAKLGLDAATALPGDKAKAIAMAAAGAPSALAIANAAVRIMVGPIVDKFGSKQLFVVLFTLQAIAFLALYPMGKSAAMLALIAAVVGWNYGAMFTLFPATLLSYFGPSAQGSNYGLLFTAWGVAGFCGPYLGGKLQAMSGSFLVPFVVSSVVLAVAVVILATLKAPEKKHV; from the coding sequence ATGTCTCAATCACAAACTTCGTTTCCAAGATGGATCCCGTTGCTTGGAGGGCTTTTAGGTAGCACCGCTTGTGGTTTACTGTTGTATGCTTTTAGTGTTTTCATCAAACCTCTCATGAAGCAATTCGGATGGACAGTTCCCGAGGTTGCTTTGGCCTTTGCCATCATCTGTCTGATTTTCGGGCTTGTCACCTTCCCAGCTGGTCGCCTCAGCGACAAAATCGGGCCCAGAAACGTCGTTCTCTTCGGCGGTCTTCTCATGGCCTTCGGCTTTTTCATGGTTTCCACCATCAAACCTCCCACCCCTGAAGAGTTGGCCGCGGGCGTCAGCACCAAATCCCAGCTTTACATGCTTTACCTCTACTATGGTGTCATCTGTGGTTTCGGTGGTGGATGCGTTTACCTGCCGCCGATTGCCACCGCACCGAAATGGTGGCCTGACCGCCGCGCCCTGGCTACCGGGTTCACCGTCGTCGGCCTGGGCCTGGGCTCCTTCATTATGGCCCCGCTGGCCACCTATATGATCAACTCGCCGACCATCGGTAACGGAAGCGCCCTGCCGGTCTTCAAGTATGTGGGTATAGCGCTGTTCGTTCTGAATGTTGCATCGGCCCTCTGCCTGAAAAACCCGCCTGCAGGATACAAACCCGCTGGCTGGAATCCGCCCGCGCCGGCTGGCGGCACCGGCGCCGGAGCGCCGAAAGAGTATCGCGACTACACCTATGAAGAGGCCAAATCCACCCCGCAGTTCTGGCTCCTTTGGGCGGCCTACTTCTGTGGCTCCTTTGCCGGCTTGATGTGTATCGGCTTGATCGCTAAGCATGGCATTGACGCCATGACCATCGCGGAAAAAGCCAAACTCGGCCTGGATGCGGCGACAGCCCTTCCCGGCGACAAAGCCAAAGCCATTGCCATGGCTGCAGCCGGTGCTCCCAGCGCCCTGGCTATAGCCAATGCCGCGGTTCGCATTATGGTTGGCCCGATTGTCGACAAGTTCGGCAGCAAGCAACTTTTCGTTGTCCTGTTTACCCTCCAGGCAATCGCCTTCCTCGCCCTCTACCCGATGGGCAAATCCGCTGCCATGCTGGCGCTGATCGCCGCTGTTGTCGGCTGGAACTACGGTGCAATGTTCACTCTGTTCCCTGCGACCCTGCTGAGCTACTTCGGCCCCTCTGCTCAGGGATCCAACTACGGTCTGCTCTTTACCGCATGGGGCGTTGCCGGTTTCTGCGGCCCCTACCTCGGCGGTAAGCTGCAAGCCATGAGCGGCTCCTTCCTGGTGCCGTTCGTGGTCTCATCCGTCGTTCTCGCCGTAGCCGTGGTTATCCTGGCTACACTGAAGGCACCGGAGAAGAAACACGTCTAA